The following coding sequences are from one Eleginops maclovinus isolate JMC-PN-2008 ecotype Puerto Natales chromosome 11, JC_Emac_rtc_rv5, whole genome shotgun sequence window:
- the kctd16b gene encoding BTB/POZ domain-containing protein KCTD16b has translation MTETMALSGNCRTNPKEPASVQNSFPDVVELNVGGQVYYTRHSTLVGTPNSLLGKLFSSKKDACNDLARDPKGRYFIDRDGFLFRYVLDYLRDKQVVLPDHFPEKGRLRKEAEYFQLPDLVKLLTPEDIKQSPDDYFHSDYEDGSQGSDHRQCPPPSLVPADRKSGFITVGYRGSCTMGRESQTDAKFRRVPRIMICGRVALAKEVFGETLNESRDPDRTPERYTSRFYLKFKHLERSFDMLSECGFQMVACNSSVTASFVNQHTEDKIWSSYTEYVFYRK, from the coding sequence ATGACGGAAACGATGGCGCTGAGTGGAAACTGTAGGACTAACCCTAAAGAGCCCGCTTCAGTTCAGAACAGTTTCCCAGATGTTGTTGAATTAAACGTAGGGGGGCAGGTTTATTACACACGTCACTCAACTTTGGTGGGCACCCCAAATTCTTTACTCGGAAAGCTTTTCTCCTCCAAAAAAGATGCATGTAACGACTTAGCGAGAGATCCTAAAGGCCGGTATTTCATCGACAGAGACGGATTTTTATTCCGCTATGTGTTGGACTACCTCCGTGATAAGCAAGTCGTCCTCCCGGACCACTTCCCGGAGAAAGGGAGGCTCAGGAAAGAAGCGGAGTACTTCCAGCTGCCCGACTTAGTGAAGCTCCTGACCCCTGAAGATATAAAGCAAAGCCCGGACGACTACTTCCACAGTGACTATGAAGACGGGTCCCAGGGCAGTGACCACAGGCAGTGCCCGCCGCCCTCTCTCGTCCCCGCGGACAGAAAAAGCGGTTTCATCACGGTGGGTTACCGGGGGTCCTGCACCATGGGACGGGAGAGTCAAACTGACGCTAAGTTCCGGAGGGTGCCTCGGATAATGATATGCGGGAGGGTGGCCCTTGCCAAAGAAGTTTTCGGGGAGACCCTGAACGAGAGCCGGGACCCGGACAGGACACCGGAACGGTACACATCCCGGTTTTACCTCAAGTTCAAGCACCTGGAGAGGTCTTTTGACATGCTGTCGGAGTGTGGTTTCCAAATGGTGGCCTGCAACTCGTCAGTCACAGCCTCGTTTGTCAACCAGCACACAGAGGACAAGATCTGGTCCAGCTACACAGAATACGTCTTCTACCGTAAGTGA